The window GTCCTGACGATGGATCAGGCGGCGTGGACGCGAGCGCATGTCGAGGCGTTCGCGTTCTTCGGTGGGGTCCCAGCCCGCCTGGTCCCGGACAACCTGCGCACCGGAGTCGAACGCGCGGACTTGTATGACCCGAAGATCAACCGGTCCTATGCCGAGCTCGCCGCCCACTACGGGGTGTTGATCGACCCCGCCCGCGCGGCCAAGCCGAAGGACAAGGCTCGGGTCGAGCGGCCGATGCCGTATTGCCGGGACTCGTTCTTCCGCGGCCGGTCCTTCACCTCCCTGGCCGCGATGCAGGCCGAGGCGGTTCGCTGGTCGAGTGAGGTCGCCCGGCACGCGGTCGTGCCGTCCACTGGAGGGCGCGGCGCCGGGGAAGGTGTTCGCCGCGCTCGAGGCCCCGGCGCTGGCCCCGTTGCCGGCCGCGCCGTTCGTGCTCGCGCACTGGTCACGGGCCAGGGTCGGCCCGGCGCTCCCCGAGCGGCGCGGCGACATCCACATCAAGATCGGCCGGACCCTGTATTCGGTGCGTGGCGGTTCATCGGCGCCACCGTGGATACCCGCACCACCGCCGACGGCACCGGTGACGGCGGCCACGGGATGGTGCAGATCTTCACCGACGGCGAGCTGATCGCCACCCACGCCTTCCTCGAGCGGGGCAAGCGCACCGACATGGGGCATTACCTGCCGGAGAAGATCGCCTTTCACATGCGCACCCCGACCTGGTGCCGCGAGAAGGCCGGGCGGATCGGGCCGGCCACGGCCGAGGTGGTGGCCACCATGCTGGTCGACAACGCCCTGTTCCGGCAGCGGGCCGCCCAGGGGGTGCTCGGCCTGGCTGACAAGCACGGCCAGTTCAGCCTGGAAGCCGCCGCGGCCAAGGCCCTCGCGGCCGGGGACCCGTCCTACCGGACCATCAAGGGAATCCTCGCCGCCGGGCTGGAATCGGACCCGCTCCCGGCCCCGACCGGCGACGGTGGTCTGCGTCTGAGTTCGTGAGGGTTCTGGCCGGAGAAAAACCCAACCAGGAACCGGTGCGCCTGACCCGGCAGGAGGCCGGCGATGGTGTCCGATCCGAAGATGGGCAACAAGCGACGGCGCCGGTTGGCGCCGAGCGAGAAGTACGAGATCTATGTCGGGCTCCTTTCGGGGCAGTTCACCCAACGCGAGGCCGCGGACAAGGCCGGGGTCGATCGCTCGACGATCGTCACGATCGCCCGGACCGCGAAACAAGGCGCGCTCGATGCCCTGGCCGCTGCAGTGCCGGGCCGGCCAGGTCAGTCCCGGGAGTCGGTCGAGCTGGCCGCGCTCAAGGCGGAGAACGAGCGGCTGCGGGCCACGATCACCGAGCAGGCGGTGGCCCTGCACCTGCACGAGGGAAAAGCGCGTTGGGACTGAACGCCGGCCCGGTCCCGGCCCGCGTAGAGGCACCTGTCAAGGCCGGCCTGCTCGCCCTGATCGAGCACGCCGGCACCGAGGGCTGGCCGGCGGCGAAGTCGTGCCGGCTGCTCGGACTCGACGCCCAGCGGGTGCACCGTTGGCGCGAGCGGGACAAGGCCGGGGCACTGACCGATGCCCGCCCGGGCGGGTGCGTGCACGGCCTGCTGCCCGCCGAACGCGAAGCCATCGTGGCCCTGGCCGACGCGTGGGGCGAGGTCGACCGTTCGCACCGCAAGCTCGCGCACCGCGGCTCCCGCCTCGGCGTCGTGCACGTCTCGGAGTCCACGATGCTGCGCACGCTGAGCGCCGAAGGTCTTGTCCTGCCAGGGAAACCAGCCCGCGAACCGGTCGTGCGGGCACCGTGGCCGGACTGGGTCGCGTGGAAGCCAAACGTCGTGTGGTGCTACGACTTCACCCACTTCACCCTGGCCCGCCGGGTCGCGGTCGCGATCATCGACGTGGTCTCCCGCCGCTGGATGACCACCCTGGTCTCGACCGAGGAGACCTCGACCCAGGTCGAGGTCGCCTTCACCCAGGCGCTGACCGAGGCCGGGCTCGCGGACCTGATCGATCACCGCCTACTCGCCGCCCTGCGCGACGGCAGCGCCGAGGTCGACGCTCTCGATGACGACGCCGTCCCGGTGCTGCTGGCCATGAGCGACAACGGCCCACAGATGCGCTCGCACACCACCCGCGAGTTCCTCGCCGCCTGCGCGATCGCCCGACGCTTCGGCCGCCCAGGCACCCCGAGTGATCAGGCCTGGATCGAATCGCTGTTCAGCCACATC of the Sporichthya polymorpha DSM 43042 genome contains:
- the istA gene encoding IS21 family transposase; its protein translation is MVDVTELLVHWHAGRSQSELAASLGLDRKTVRKYLAPAIAAGIVPGDTTRSLSVWDSLVAGWFPDLVDGRLRQVTWPAIEAHRDYIVESLRAGVTKGTIHQRLRDEHGLEASCASLKRWIAANLAEEVNRSRVTVLRGEVAPGSEAQIDYGYLGSWTDPASGRVRRVWAFVMVLACSRMMFLRPVLTMDQAAWTRAHVEAFAFFGGVPARLVPDNLRTGVERADLYDPKINRSYAELAAHYGVLIDPARAAKPKDKARVERPMPYCRDSFFRGRSFTSLAAMQAEAVRWSSEVARHAVVPSTGGRGAGEGVRRARGPGAGPVAGRAVRARALVTGQGRPGAPRAARRHPHQDRPDPVFGAWRFIGATVDTRTTADGTGDGGHGMVQIFTDGELIATHAFLERGKRTDMGHYLPEKIAFHMRTPTWCREKAGRIGPATAEVVATMLVDNALFRQRAAQGVLGLADKHGQFSLEAAAAKALAAGDPSYRTIKGILAAGLESDPLPAPTGDGGLRLSS
- a CDS encoding integrase core domain-containing protein, producing the protein MGLNAGPVPARVEAPVKAGLLALIEHAGTEGWPAAKSCRLLGLDAQRVHRWRERDKAGALTDARPGGCVHGLLPAEREAIVALADAWGEVDRSHRKLAHRGSRLGVVHVSESTMLRTLSAEGLVLPGKPAREPVVRAPWPDWVAWKPNVVWCYDFTHFTLARRVAVAIIDVVSRRWMTTLVSTEETSTQVEVAFTQALTEAGLADLIDHRLLAALRDGSAEVDALDDDAVPVLLAMSDNGPQMRSHTTREFLAACAIARRFGRPGTPSDQAWIESLFSHIKGEWPHLEKIRDPGELELEMTRVRIEYNTVRLHAGIGYVTPDDEHHGRGD